GAGTGCACGCAATCTTTGGTTGGATTACAACGCCCACCAACTAGCATGTCTAGCTCCCACAAACCTTGGGTCAATCCTTCAAAAGGTTTTTCataattttattttagtttagaAACAAAGCATATCTCTGGGGAGGTGTTTGTGCACTAACCAAATGTACAGTCAGATCGATCGTGGCGAAAGCATACCTGtaaatttagaaaaaataaagATTCAGACATATAGAGGACAAGTAGCTAGACGCACATATATGTAAAACTTGGTTACAAGTATAATAATTTACGAGCTGAAGATAAATAAAACATGTTAACGAGCAATTAGTTACATAACTCGTGTTAAAGGTAACTAGTATAATTTAAAGTATTTATAGTCCTTTGACAATTTTGAATATTTGTAAGAGGCAAATAGACCATAAATTAAgttaccatgtagttgatttctcgTGAATCCAAAAACAAAATTGCATTTCTCATGCACTAACTAGCTTTTCCTAGGGTTTGAACATTGGACCTTGGTGGGGGCGTCTGCCCACTTGCAGGGTCAACCTTATTTCATTACATTTTAGATAATTCTAGATGCAGCAAGTCCAAAAGCTCTGCTAGGTGTAACAGTGTGGGGTTTGATTGATCAGTGCCCATCGATCGGCAGATCTTATCAACGGCGGCGCCTGCAATTTCGACCATGTCTACACGTGAGTGATGTATTTTACCTATTTTGTGAGCACCTGAAGCACTTGTAGCAGCCGAAGGTCTGCATGCATTGTTCCACTGTCACGCACTAATTGTAAGTGCTGGTGCTAGCTCAGTACGAGCTATATTAAGCGTGAAAATTTTCTGCCAGTTTCTTCCatgtgccaaatttggttagttgGAAGCACTACACCTTAAAGCAAAATCTAAAGTTGTGGCCTCCATCCATCAGACCATCAAACGATCGTGTCCAACTTGATGCTGTCGGATCACATGCAAAATTGCAATGCATGCTTGATCCTTGGTTATATCTACTGCCATCAGTGATTCAGTGAGAGACATTGACCAATCTTAAACTCTTGATTAGTCAGTAAATCCCAGTTATGCACTTTGGCTCTCAACCACATATCGAAATCCGCGTCATAGAAGAAAGGCAACCTGGAAAGTTGTCAGCTTAATTAGGCGATCAGCTCCCTttgcttagactgctcatagtgggagtaacatagctagtaacatcacacatctttaggcattttggtgacatggcatgcgaataaataaagaaagagagtgaggtggtaactagctatgttaccataacatcacacaccccaaggcaaaatgagtctacaacataataaatgacacaatgcatgacaccacctataagttactacccactatgaaggtagtaacctagactagtaacatgtcaTATgtcactagtctaagttactccccactatgagcagccttaacAAAAATGCCAAATCGGGGCCACAGTTGTAGCACAGTGATTCTACTGTTCTTGGCAATAGAATAATGGGACAATTTCAGCACCATTACTTTACCCACTCTACCCTGATGATTACATCCATTACAGAACCGATTATCATCTCCTGGTCAAATTAATACCAACCACAAAATAGTATTCAGGTGGTGGCACTTGTCGTAAAACAGTAAAACCAACAATTATTTTACCCCAGATAGGCAGATATGGGCTACCTAGGACATCTATTCCTGGAATAAGACTAGCAGTTGCTCTTGACGATTTTTTTTTGAAGACATGCTCTTGATGATTCGATCAGGTGCTTGCTTTAAACTATTATATATAATCACTACGCCACTATGTTCCCCATGGCTAACCCTTTTATACCATAGTCCCACGAGGTTTGACCACCTCGTCGTCATGTAAAATGTAGTCTAATAGTAGGTTTTTTTAGTCGTAAGCATACCTTATTCAAATATAACCACTAATTTAAATTTATTTCTTATAGTATGGATTGCAAATTAATGTATGTAAAAAATCCAATAAAACTATATATCGTGGAAAAGTATTTATAAAGTTAAATTTAGGCATTTGAACTTTTGTGTATGTAGTTCAAACAATTTTAGAATATTTTTTATATAAATTTTCCAAATTTCGACTTTGTCTATGTCCAAAACGATAATTCTTAGAAAAATTAACGCTTCCAATGGTGCATTTCAACCATCTTTATTGCCTAGATAAtaactcaaagtattgagttttaAGGATTACAAAGTGTTGAAATGAACATCAACCAATTGAATAGATCTAACATAGAACCTATGCATTATGGAATCAATTAGTGGACTATCATCCACCATGGTTGAAGCTACTATGTGTGACCATCACCAAGCGGTTGCAATAAAAAAAACATAGCCTCCCGCTATTCCAAAGGGAGGAGATAATACCAAAGCTAATCCAATGCATAGTCACATTGAAACCTGCAGGAAGTGAAAAGTTTCAGTCTTGTCAAACACAATATTGTTTTGACAAttccatattgaccaacataaaTTTGAAACACATATCAGTACTCTAGCCTGAGTGTGTTCGTCGATCCCATTCAACCAACTCCCAAACATATCTTTGATATTGGTTGGTGGATATAAATTTGAAAGTAATATGTTCAACATGTGTATAAGGAAATGATAGGAATAAATGTTGAGTAGTTTGCTCAGcaacacaaaaacaacatttcttACTCCAATTTCAATTTCTCTTAGTTAGGTTACATATCCttactaagcaaaaaaaaaaaaaaatttaagaacCAAATAAGAATATTGACCTTCATAGAAATTATTAACTTCAATATGTACTTACGAAGAAATCTAGTATGACAATTCACTGTAGTGGTGTACATCTGTTTTATAGAGAAATTACTCGAGAATTCAGTTTTCATGAGAATGGCTCATCTACTGATTAAACCGTCATCAAACATTGACACAAGTGCGACCATGCATTTCACTTATTGACAGTTATGGCCTTTCATAAACAAATATTTAGTGGTGCTTACAATAGAACATAACCTATGGAAAAATGTTTTCTGTAGGTACCTGGTCTAAGTCCTAATTGGAAAGAGTCTCTACTAGAAAAATATTTGCAACAATCATACGACCTTTGACCTTTACAAAGGGGAGGGTTGATAGGCTTAGCTTGAATTTGAGATAAAATTTTGGTTTGAAGGAATTCATTTAGTAATTTAAACAATCACTTGCTAAGTAAACATTTGTTTTCTCCTATCTAGTACCTCAATGTCCAAACCCTCCTTTATTTTAGGTCTGCATATTATATTTCATTATGTTAACCTATATTAGTGTGTATGCTCATCACTTTGATAGAAAAATCTAGATCTATTAAGTCAAATCATTTACATAACCCTTTGGGTATTTCTagaaaagataacataaacattgaCAAGGTAGTCAGGACATAATTAATAAGGAGAACTTGATCTCCTATGAGAGCATTTTGCATTGCCAACATACTAAGTTCCGCTCGAAGCTGTCCTCCAAAGGCTTTCCTCTTTCTTAGAAAGTTTTCTATAATGAATTGCTACGCCCCAAGGTACCTAAAAGGAAAAGAACTAAATTCACTCGAAAAAAGTTATTTGTATTGGTTCTCGTCTTATTTTGTGCTTTCAAATctcgctcttatgaaaattaatatTGAGACTAGATATATAGTTACTCAAAGGTGCACATAATTAGTTCCATGTTAAGGGTTTTCTCTTATTCGTGTACCTTTCCCTAGCACATTATGACAACAATATTAAAAAAcagggaaatacttttgtacttacacgcatgggtgtggatgtttccatcaccgtcaattgtgctttgagatttggACTAAAGAACATTAGAGGCAATGAATCAAATTGTGTCAGTTATTATCAATTTTGAAAATAATAGTCAATATCATTGTTCACACACTACATCTTCGAACAAACCGCACAATCAACTCAACCCAATACATCTAAATTAGAAGTTCGATCTTCATAATGGCACAATGAAGATCAGAGATAAAAATAAGGTTTTCTAAGAGCATCCACGCCATTTGAACTTAAATTAGATGCTAGGGTGAAAACATTATACATGTCTATATATTCTCTTTCTAAGTTGTTCCATATTCCTTTATTAGCACCATGCGCATGTAtagagatgataagttaaatttCTCGTTTAACTAAAAGTTGATGCACATGGACAAACCAAAAAGTAATTACTTAGCTTAGTATTGAATGCTAATCTTAGTGGTTCTATTTTAACATATACCCTTTATGTTACTTAGCATTGGTGTtagctttatttatttttcctaTTTGGGCTTATTTTATTTAGAGGATTTTTAAAATAATTTTGTAGGACTTCTTacatataggaatttttcctatagagGCCATTTGATTCAAGGGATTGAACCCTCCAAAATACCTATAGATTGCTTTCCTATACTACAATCCTAGAGCATTTCTAGCAAGAAGTTAGAACCTCTTGAGAAAATTCTATGTTTCTATGACAAGTATTACATGCACTCAATCTCTatagaaattttctaaattttcggTGCTTAGAGAGATGGttagcaaaataaaaaaaatttatCTAAGCATTGGTACTTATTTACACTAGGCAGATGCCTAACTAGACACCTCTCCTATACAAATAAGCACCAGTAATTAAcagaaaatttggtttatattatAAGCATCCCACTAAACACCTTGCATTGTAACATGGCCTAGGGTGTTCTCTTAGCGCCTAGGGAAGCCGATGCTTAACTCACCTCCCATCGTCCAAAACTTCCACGTCTAGCTTCGGACGAGGATGGCCTCTAGTTGACCACAACATATGAAACGGTGCTGGCTCCATCGGCCAAACAAGATAAGGAAAAAAATGCACCATTCGGCGCAAACGGCCATCTGAACTGCATTCGCATCACGTACAGCTCCATCACATCTTCTCGTCAGGCAAGTGGAGAGTATACGTACACCTGCAGCTGCAAGAGGACGCACCGGCGATCCATCGCCGGTAGGCGGTAGCTGATGGCACTCGGAGACTTGGGCGTACGCCTGTGCAATCCTAGCCCTCGATCGTGCGAGAGACCATACCGACCGTTGATGTGGCGTAGGGGACCCGCCGAATTGAGCACAGCAGGCGCCCGTGGAACACGTGCTCCGCCGCACAGCGCGTCCGCTGATGCAAAAGTCAGTGCCAGCGCTGCTATAGATCGATACTGAGCTCAGGAGATACCTTCCTGATCAATTTCGAAATTAATTTCTCTCCTGCATGCGTATCTTGAAAGGATTTTTTATATAGAAAAAACGTGTTCCAGATGGGCAGAGGGAGAGGCGCGTATAATACGCGCGCCGGGATACATACATTAATTTCAGCATACGATGGGCAGTGTGGTGTACGAGTACTGGGAATGAATTAATAATACATGTACGTTACTCTTGTTTTCCGGAACGTATACATCACTACAGAAGTGGTAGTGTACTCCAGGTGTATTACCATGATCACATACAGAAGTCAACAACCAGGTTAAATGGCTAACGGCAAAGCAAGCATATACGACGTACGGTTTCGTCCCAATTCTGCGGAAACTGATACGTTTCATGCGGAGTAGCATACATAATGCTGCATTGCTAGAACAAACATGGGTACATCACATCTGAAATAATTTCCTAGAACTTACTAATATTTGTAAGTTTCAGAAATTATATGGGAACAatcaaacacacatatatattgacTTGAACCTTATCCATGTAAGTTTTCGTCAAACAATCTGATTACTTGTGACCCATTTTAAAAATGAGAAAATGATAATGCTATAGTTTAAGCTAAAACCACAAAAATTACAAGCGTAAGATTTCGACGCATATTTATTGAATTATTTTGGACCTTAGAGATAATGCTAAATGTGAAAGTAGGTTCCAATTTCCTTAGGCCCCGTGCTCTACAAATTTGAATAGTAGTACGTGGTTAGTGAAATATACTGCCTCCGTTGTAAAAATAAGTGTCGTAGGTTTGTCTAAATTCACATGTATCTAAACTTGTTTTAGTGGTAGATACATATGAATCTAGATAAATTTACGACACTTAATTTGTAAAGGAAGGAGTATAACCTAGATCATCATATTAAATTTAAATTCGTTTCTAAAATTAAATTTAGATTGATAAGACAAAACTAAACGTTAGATTTGTCAGGAATATTTTGTTACAAGATGTAGAAATTGTAACTTTCAACTAAAATTGGTTTCATATTAGGCACATACATACATGTCAATCTCCAAAAGGATAAACTACTCATAagtcgactagatattgttttacAAACCAGAAAACAAGATTGTTCTTAGGCACTAGaggaaagaaatagaaaagctTTTTTATTCAAACTATTCAACTAGAATTTGTTGTACTCACCGGTGGAAATAAACAAAAATAGGCTAACACAATAAAACACACAAAATGAAAAGTTTCAATTGACTAAAATTTAAAAGTGGAAAATAGAATGCAAGGAGAACTATGAAAACATATTTAATAACATACAAAATTATTTGCACTTCACAAAAAACCAATCTGTTTATCAACTAGCCAAATGAAGTGCAACCAGATATATGATGTTCTAAAACGAAAATAAAATTTGCAAACGTATTTAGCAGTACAAAAAGTTAAATTCGCACTACACACGCTGCACCTTACAAAGACCAACTTAAGAAACCCAAAAGGTGCGACTAATTGAATAAAAAAAATACTGTTGCACCTTACAAATTCAGTTGTTGCACATTTTCAAATTGTGTAATTATTATGGATTGAAAGTTCTACTGTAGAAAAAACAAATAATAATGGCTTCGAACAAAACTAATCAAATGTAGTGAAAAATATTCAGCTTGTCTCTACAAAATCCAATGTCTAAAAGCCCATCCATTTTTTTGTATTTACGAACAGAGAGAGTACATGCCCAGGAAGCATACTAGCGGGAACATATCTACTTATACTAGCCACTAAATGATACCATGGTAccagttttcaaaattaaaatttcAAGTTTCTCAAAGATCCGAAACTAATTGCGAGTGCGTTCATAATATGTGTATTTATAACTCCTAAAATTATCAGAACCTAATTCGAAACgcaaacagagaaacaaaaatgacaaatccaACATAAATAGTGTCAAAAAAGACAAATAACACTATTCGCATGtcaatttatctttttttttgtttctcaatGTGTGTTTTGATTTTTGTTCTTAAAATTATAGGGATTATAAACACACATGTTGTGAACACTCACATATTTTTTCAACTTTTTTTAGAAactagaaatttagaattttgaCAAATGGTCAGAGTAACGTCTTGATGACTGCAGATCATGTCCAAATATTTACTCAACTCGTTTATGGGTGAAAGTATCTGAGAAATCACTACCCATTTGCTTTGAGTAACACACTTTTGGAAAGAAATAAGCAGAAATCACACTAGTATAATTTCTAATCAACTCCTTCCAATCGATTCGCTCGCCGTCTCACCGCAACTTAGAAAAAACGAGGGTCTCCTTTCCTGGATTCGGTTCACGCGTGCGCACACTGGAAACGGCTATGGCTATATATCTTCCCAACAGCGACGGCCCCTTTCTTCCCCATTCGCCCCTGCCGCCCTCCCTCCGTCCATGTCAACTGCCCCACGCCGCGCGGCTATATAACGCGAGGCGAGGACCCCCTTTTCTTCTCAGCCTCACACCGTAGAAAGTGTAACAGGGTCCTGCCTAGCTTGCGGCGAATTATATACAGAAACAGGTGATTCGGTTTGGAGATTTAGGTGGATATggcaaagcagcagcagcagggttTAAGCGGCCATGGTGTCGAGGAGGTGGAGACGGAGGGGGAGAAGTGGGTGGACGACACCTCCGTCGACCACCACGGCCGGCCTCCTCTCCGCGCCGCCACTGGCTCCTGGAAGGCCGCCATGTTCATCATCAGTAAGCTCAGACTGCCACACCATCTGTTTCTGATTCGTTTGGTCAGTGTGTAAACGTTTCCTTTCTTGCATGGATTCAGTGATCGAGTTCAGCGAGCGGCTGAGCTACTTCGGGATCGCGACGAGCCTCATGATCTACCTCACCAAGGTGCTCCACCAGGACATGAAGGTGGCCGCCGAGAACGCGCAGTACTGGATGAGCGTCACCACGCTCATGCCCCTCGTCGGCGGCTTCCTCGCCGACGCATACCTCGGCCGGTTCGCCACCGTGATCCTCTCCACCGCCGTCTACCTCCTCGGCCTCGTCCTGCTGGCCACGGCGCAGCTGGCGCCGCGCCTGAGCCCGACGGTCGCGCCGGGAGTCCACGGGACGCTCTTCTTTGTGGGCATCTACCTCGTGTCGGTCGGCACGGGCGGGCACAAGCCGGCACTCGAGAGCTTCGGCGCCGACCAGTTCGACGATGGACACGCCGGCGAGCGGCGCAAGAAGATGTCCTACTTCAACTGGTGGAACTGCGCGCTCTGCTCCGGGGTGCTGCTCGGGGTCACCGTCGTCGTCTACGTCCAGGAGCGGGTCGgctggggcgccgccaccgtcctgGTCGCCGCCGTCATGGGCGTCTCCCTCGTGGTGTTCCTCTCCGGATGGCGCACGTACCGGTACAGGGTTCCCGGGGGCAGCCCTCTCACGCCACTCGTGCGGGTCGCCGTGGCCGCCGCCAGGAAGCGACGTCTCCAGCTGCCAGCGGACGCCAGTGAGCTGTACGAGGTCGCTGGGACGGCGCAGGGCGGCGGCAAGAAGAGGCAGCTCTGCCACACGGACCAGCTCCGTTGTCTAGACAAGGCGGCCATCGTGGAGCACGGCGGTGAGCGCGGGGCGTGGCGGCTAGCAACGGTGACGCACGTGGAGGAGACGAAGCTGGTGGTGTCCATGGTGCCCATCTGGCTGGCCACGCTCCC
The Lolium rigidum isolate FL_2022 unplaced genomic scaffold, APGP_CSIRO_Lrig_0.1 contig_24245_1, whole genome shotgun sequence genome window above contains:
- the LOC124680670 gene encoding protein NRT1/ PTR FAMILY 5.6-like; amino-acid sequence: MAKQQQQGLSGHGVEEVETEGEKWVDDTSVDHHGRPPLRAATGSWKAAMFIIMIEFSERLSYFGIATSLMIYLTKVLHQDMKVAAENAQYWMSVTTLMPLVGGFLADAYLGRFATVILSTAVYLLGLVLLATAQLAPRLSPTVAPGVHGTLFFVGIYLVSVGTGGHKPALESFGADQFDDGHAGERRKKMSYFNWWNCALCSGVLLGVTVVVYVQERVGWGAATVLVAAVMGVSLVVFLSGWRTYRYRVPGGSPLTPLVRVAVAAARKRRLQLPADASELYEVAGTAQGGGKKRQLCHTDQLRCLDKAAIVEHGGERGAWRLATVTHVEETKLVVSMVPIWLATLPFGITAAQVSTFFIKQGSVMDRRLGPHFVLPPASIFALAAVAMIATVAIYDKVLEPCLRRATGAERGISVLRRIGIGMAIAVLAMAVAAVVERRRLDYATTMSVFWLVPQFALMGVADGFALVGLQEYFYDQVPDSMRSLGIGLYLSVIGAGSFLSSLVIAAADHVSSHGGRRDGWFGKDLSRSRLDLFYWLLAGICAANLVFYVLVATRYSYKQKHVVKATRVGAEKNVGGDIECGTAVAA